A window of Hevea brasiliensis isolate MT/VB/25A 57/8 chromosome 14, ASM3005281v1, whole genome shotgun sequence contains these coding sequences:
- the LOC110647545 gene encoding putative disease resistance protein RGA3, producing MEPADSKDAVLISLSYPLGDLLEENLLSKLTSFAYEEIGLVSSYKNDLRRLQTTLSIIKVVLLDTEEKQEESHAVKDWIKRLKEVVYDADDLLNDVAIEGLQRKVEGQGRIVRKVFLCDSRINDEF from the exons ATGGAGCCTGCAGACTCAAAGGATGCAGTTTTAATTAGCCTCTCATATCCTCTAGGTGACTTGCTGGAGG AAAACTTATTATCAAAGTTGACCTCATTTGCTTATGAAGAAATTGGTTTGGTGTCTAGCTACAAAAATGATCTTAGGAGGCTTCAGACTACTCTCTCCATCATCAAAGTTGTACTCCTAGATACTGAGGAGAAGCAAGAGGAGAGCCATGCAGTGAAGGACTGGATAAAGAGGCTTAAAGAGGTTGTCTATGATGCAGATGACTTGCTAAATGACGTAGCAATTGAAGGTTTGCAAAGAAAGGTTGAAGGTCAGGGAAGAATTGTAAGGAAG gtgtttttatgtgatTCTAGAATCAATGACGAGTTTTAA
- the LOC110647546 gene encoding putative disease resistance protein RGA1, whose protein sequence is MAEQIPFGIAQNLLTKLASSAFQEIGLIYGVKNDLCGLENTFSTIKAVLLDAEKKQAKSHAVKSWIKRLQDVVYDADYLLDDMATEGLRRKVEGQGRMVRKVCDFFSSSNQIAFRFKMGHRIKDIRKRLDDVAKDISTFGFITSNQGVADMQVMNNWRETDSFVLKSEFIGREADKEKIIESLFSPNNQSNVSIVAIVGFGGLGKTALAQLVFNDEKVVNCFDLKIWVCISEESNVQMLVKMILKSATSDEVLNWPLEQLQIRLRQHLEGKKYLLVLDDVWNVDYRIWGQLRKYLMVGAIGSKILVTTRSMGIALAMDVDSPYELGGITEDHSWDLFEKLVFREGTSRVNPNLIEIGKKIAKKCKGVPLAIRALGGIMQLKSREINEWLFVLENKIWKSFEDDSDVGPVLKLSYDHLPYHLKQCFTYCAMFPKDYEFDKETLIQLWMAQGYVQCGSQSGNESLEEIGDGYFNELLFRSFFQKDEYCYKMHDLIHDLAQSIAGDSCFVVNDTTKDIPDRVQHVYFEGLPSKECLRKFKNKGLRTLFFSGQLDINLDSIISNCRSLCVLSVRGWHIHGLPDSIGKLKHLRYLDITENYFVKSLPNCICSLYNLQTLILTKCGYLRELPRDIRKLICLRSLMIDECNRLEYMPVGLGRLTSLKRLRSFIVGRDQGRRCATLNELNSLNQLSGEISIHGLENVKSAALESNQVNLKEKKHLHSLDLYFYWDGTGDIDSGNSELLLDNLHPHPNLKQLYVNRHYWCSYGGLRFSNWLSSITNLVDIDIRKCPKCEHLPPLDRLPSLKSLRLDEFNSLNYISDEMAESSSFSSASTTFFPSLKILQLFDCPNLKGWWRTCRDAELVPQFPCLSELEIWNCPNLTLMPTFPSLDMELCLSNANIRPLHQTLKIKIMTATASTLPSTSSSVTASFSKLKSLYLEDIEDLSSLPGEWMQGLISLDNLNVSMLSNLVSLPRELRYVTTLRRLGIWSCSNLTALPDWMGNLTSLEYLDIDNCRKLESLPKVMRQMTTLQRLRIFNCPRLSERCGHDMAADWPNISHIPYIMIDAHQIQERGRYLLEEEGDSSASTEVQL, encoded by the exons ATGGCTGAACAGATCCCATTCGGCATTGCACAAAACTTATTAACAAAGCTGGCATCATCTGCCTTCCAAGAAATAGGATTGATATATGGTGTCAAAAATGATCTTTGTGGGCTTGAAAATACTTTCTCCACTATTAAAGCTGTACTTCTAGATGCTGAGAAGAAGCAGGCGAAGAGTCATGCAGTGAAGAGCTGGATAAAGAGACTTCAAGATGTTGTCTATGATGCAGATTACTTGCTGGATGACATGGCAACTGAAGGTTTGCGAAGAAAGGTTGAAGGTCAGGGAAGAATGGTGAGGAAGGTATGCGACTTCTTTTCTTCCTCAAATCAAATTGCATTTCGTTTTAAGATGGGTCATAGAATCAAAGATATCAGAAAGAGGCTAGATGATGTCGCTAAAGATATCTCTACCTTCGGCTTTATAACTAGCAACCAAGGTGTAGCTGATATGCAAGTTATGAATAATTGGAGAGAGACAGACTCCTTTGTATTGAAATCAGAATTCATAGGAAGAGAAGCTGATAAGGAAAAAATCATAGAATCATTGTTCAGTCCAAACAATCAAAGCAATGTTTCTATAGTTGCAATTGTTGGTTTTGGTGGCTTAGGAAAGACTGCCCTTGCCCAATTAGTGTTTAATGATGAGAAAGTGGTGAATTGTTTTGATTTGAAAATATGGGTATGTATTTCCGAGGAGTCAAATGTTCAAATGCTAGTAAAAATGATCCTTAAAAGTGCAACTAGTGATGAAGTGCTCAACTGGCCTTTGGAACAGTTGCAAATCCGTCTTAGACAACATTTAGAAGGAAAAAAATACTTGTTGGTGTTGGATGATGTGTGGAATGTAGATTATAGAATTTGGGGTCAATTGAGAAAATATTTGATGGTTGGTGCAATAGGAAGCAAGATTTTAGTAACTACTCGTAGCATGGGAATTGCTTTAGCTATGGATGTAGactctccatatgaattaggggGTATAACAGAAGATCATTCATGGGATTTATTTGAGAAGCTAGTATTTAGAGAGGGAACAAGTAGAGTGAATCCAAATTTAATAGAAATAGGGAAAAAAATTGCAAAGAAGTGCAAAGGAGTTCCACTTGCAATTAGAGCTTTAGGAGGTATAATGCAACTAAAAAGtagagaaataaatgaatggttgTTTGTCTTGGAAAATAAGATATGGAAGTCGTTTGAGGACGATAGTGATGTTGGTCCAGTATTGAAATTGAGTTATGACCACTtgccatatcatttaaagcaatGTTTCACATATTGTGCAATGTTTCCTAAGGATTATGAGTTTGATAAGGAGACGTTAATTCAATTATGGATGGCACAAGGTTATGTTCAATGTGGCAGTCAaagtggaaatgaaagtttagagGAGATTGGCGATGGATACTTCAATGAATTATTATTTAGGTCATTTTTTCAAAAGGATGAGTATTGTTATAAAATGCATGATCTCATCCATGACCTTGCACAGTCAATAGCAGGGGATAGTTGTTTTGTAGTAAATGATACTACTAAAGATATTCCTGATAGAGTCCAACATGTGTATTTTGAGGGGCTGCCTTCTAAggaatgcttgagaaagttcaaaAACAAGGGGTTGAGGACACTATTTTTTTCTGGCCAGTTAGATATAAATTTAGATAGTATTATTTCAAATTGTAGAAGTTTATGTGTATTGAGTGTACGTGGGTGGCATATCCATGGATTGCCAGATTCAATTGGAAAGTTGAAGCACTTGAGGTATCTTGACATCACAGAAAATTATTTTGTCAAATCACTTCCAAACTGTATTTGTAGTTTGTATAATTTGCAAACTCTAATACTCACAAAATGTGGGTATCTTAGAGAATTACCGAGAGACATAAGAAAATTGATTTGTCTTAGAAGTCTCATGATTGATGAATGTAATAGGCTTGAATACATGCCAGTGGGGTTAGGGAGATTAACTAGTCTGAAAAGATTACGTAGTTTTATTGTGGGAAGGGATCAAGGAAGGAGATGTGCCACGTTAAATGAATTGAATAGCCTAAATCAGCTTAGTGGTGAAATTTCCATTCACGGACTAGAAAATGTGAAAAGTGCTGCGTTGGAGTCCAACCAAGTAAATCTCAAGGAAAAGAAACACCTTCACTCCTTGGATTTGTATTTCTATTGGGATGGCACGGGAGATATTGATAGTGGAAATAGTGAGTTGTTGTTGGATAACCTACACCCTCACCCTAACTTGAAACAATTGTATGTTAATCGGCACTATTGGTGCAGCTACGGAGGTTTGAGGTTTTCAAATTGGCTTTCTTCTATCACAAATCTTGTCGATATTGATATAAGAAAATGTCCAAAATGCGAGCATCTACCACCGTTGGATCGTCTCCCTTCTCTGAAATCTCTCAGACTTGACGAGTTCAATTCACTGAATTATATATCGGATGAGATGGCAGAATCTTCCTCTTTTTCATCTGCATCAACAACATTCTTCCCATCCCTAAAGATTCTTCAACTCTTTGACTGCCCTAATCTGAAAGGGTGGTGGAGAACATGTAGGGACGCTGAGCTAGTGCCTCAATTTCCTTGTCTTTCTGAATTAGAGATTTGGAATTGCCCTAACCTGACTTTGATGCCAACATTTCCATCTCTGGACATGGAGCTGTGTCTTTCAAATGCCAACATAAGACCATTGCATCAGACATTGAAGATTAAGATAATGACTGCAACGGCTTCCACATTACCATCAACCTCTTCCTCAGTTACTGCTTCATTTTCCAAATTAAAGTCTTTGTATTTAGAAGACATTGAGGATCTATCATCTCTACCTGGAGAGTGGATGCAGGGCCTCATCTCCCTTGACAATCTTAATGTTTCTATGCTATCAAATCTGGTGTCTCTACCGAGGGAGCTTCGATATGTTACCACCCTGCGGCGTCTCGGAATCTGGAGTTGTTCTAATTTGACGGCTTTGCCGGACTGGATGGGCAACCTCACATCACTTGAATATCTAGACATCGATAACTGCCGCAAATTGGAATCGCTACCAAAAGTAATGCGTCAAATGACCACTTTACAACGGTTGAGAATTTTTAATTGCCCCCGTTTGTCTGAAAGATGCGGACACGATATGGCTGCAGATTGGCCCAACATTTCTCACATCCCATATATCATGATAGATGCGCATCAAATTCAAGAGCGTGGCCGCTATTTATTGGAAGAAGAAGGAGACTCCTCTGCTTCCACCG AGGTACAACTATAG